A region of Meleagris gallopavo isolate NT-WF06-2002-E0010 breed Aviagen turkey brand Nicholas breeding stock chromosome 29, Turkey_5.1, whole genome shotgun sequence DNA encodes the following proteins:
- the LOC109371131 gene encoding uncharacterized protein LOC109371131 — MGLRLLHCVRLAARPQVCAVRFHRSLRPRSSSTLCLLSCQLAQLWLFCANNPLHEAVVWEWPMAGRNEVTNMFTGFNTFPFVLSLVELLRPWRGSVLGRGAGWQLCTNAVPVLITLCGAKAAQPRGPLMHQAVLNLCGEAAHKNHATLRSVLTLLCSALVVFAAFPVNSFAAVRDVKAPSLLGPSRKKMLKPGVPAQPGSSLHLSLAGRALTRLFQPPWPLLHCFSSCFAQSSWQSVRSEVICGGQLQLRFPRCVCFPCADDLWLLVLWAEGRQFLQAQEGMQELICVLVRAALLWSWLRRSKWMISVNSSQLS, encoded by the coding sequence ATGGGGCTGCGTCTGCTCCACTGCGTGCGGCTGGCAGCCAGACCTCAGGTATGTGCCGTGCGCTTCCATCGCTCGCTGCGGccccggagcagcagcacccTGTGTCTATTGTCCTGCCAGCTGGCACAACTGTGGCTCTTCTGTGCAAACAACCCTTTGCATGAGGCAGTTGTGTGGGAATGGCCAATGGCAGGCCGGAATGAGGTTACAAACATGTTCACTGGTTTCAAcacatttccctttgttctctCCCTGGTGGAGCTGCTCAGGCCCTGGCGTGGGTCTGTCCTTGGGAGGGGGGCAGGCTGGCAGCTTTGTACCAATGCAGTGCCAGTATTGATAACCTTGTGCGGGGCAAAAGCTGCTCAGCCTCGGGGTCCGTTGATGCACCAGGCTGTTCTGAACTTGTGTGGGGAAGCTGCGCATAAAAACCATGCGACTCTTCGCTCCGTCCTCAcacttctctgctctgctttggtcGTGTTTGCTGCATTTCCTGTAAATAGCTTTGCTGCGGTCAGGGATGTGAAGGCACCTTCGCTTCTGGGTCCTTCTCGCAAGAAAATGCTGAAGCCTGGCGTTCCAGCCCAGCCTGGAAGCAGCCTGCATCTGAGCCTGGCAGGCCGGGCTCTCACACGGCTGTTTCAGCCTCCTTGGCCTCTGCTCCATTGCTTCAGCAGTTGCTTTGCTCAGAGCAGCTGGCAGTCAGTGAGGAGCGAGGTGATCTGTGGTGGTCAACTTCAGCTGCGCTTCCCACGCTGTGTTTGTTTCCCCTGCGCAGATGATCTCTGGTTGTTGGTGCTTTGGGCAGAGGGCAGGCAGTTCCTGCAGGCTCAGGAGGGGATGCAGGAATTAATCTGTGTCTTAGTGAGGGCAGCGCTGCTTTGGAGTTGGCTGAGGAGAAGCAAGTGGATGATATCAGTGAATTCGTCACAACTGAGTTGA